A stretch of DNA from Cannabis sativa cultivar Pink pepper isolate KNU-18-1 chromosome X, ASM2916894v1, whole genome shotgun sequence:
TAATTTTCTTACCTAGTTGATTTGTCAACTGtggtttaaaaatttaaaagaaacatCTAAAGATTAATGCCTTATGAACAAAACAAGTTTCATTAGTCTGAAGACAAGATACTATTATTGATCATTCCATGAAACCATGAGGAAAGATCTACCAAAATATAGCATAAATTCTTAGAtaattaaacttttattttgtcGCTTGattttctttatgtttgtttgttaCCCCTTTacaaaatctaaaatttattaaatcaagGGATCAAGaattctattaaaaaataagtCCTTCTATTCTCCTTTTGGGAGATATAATCTTAATACTTATACCAAAGTATAATAGAATTCTCAtgattcaatttatattttgtacCATAAGAGAAATTATAAGGTTTCTTTATATGAGGcaaatttcaataaatttataaattaaagagCTAGTAGAACCAATATTGGAAAAGACTTTTAAATTCTAAATGAACAAGAATGTCCTAATTTattcaaaatagaattcaaaaccAAAACTCATCTAGGTGATGATACTGTATAAGTCTTTTCCAAATCCAAAAAATAACTAGTCTTTAACCATAGTTTGAATATCCTTATAGCCTCATATGTAGATGTTTCACTTTTGCCCCTAAAGATGAATCTTTCATCATCACTTGGCTTTTAGTTTCATAGATAACCTTCCATAGTATACTTACATaagaaatttcataaaaaattacttattaaGTATAGTTAGGtacaataaattaaatcatttacaaaacaaACCATAGTGAGAAACTTATTTTCATTAGATATGTCTAATGACATACTTGGAACACTTTAACCTTATTTTAATTCCTTTTGTAAAAGTCATAGATAATTCCATATCTAAAATCTTTTGCACTTTCTTTAACAGTGTTCCATATGCAACATACTGAATTTTATCTTTGTCCTTATCCTTTCTTTAAACAAGGTAGCTAAAGAAGCATATTTGCATCTTTCCTTTACTTAAAAATTTATCTCATTGGCATGAGAATTAACTTTATGTTGGTAGATATAACTAAAACATGAgcaaaaaaatagaacaaaataacCAAGGGTTCACAAAAGAATCAACATAACAAAATAAGTTCAAATAATGGcaaatcccatctcaagataccaaacacaccattaatatcaagtctttggacaataatattaactgtaagcggtactcttgttgtagcaatcaaatattgacaataaatcCTGTCAAACAATTTGTCAATCTTTGAATTTGTACATATTGTTCACATGGAaaccttataattgtcacataTTTATCACCACAAGTATGTGTGCCCTCAAAATAAGTATAACCTTCCTTTGGGCCGATCAATACTTACATGagaaacacacacacaaacatCTAACATTCCTCATGAGCAATCTACACAAGAGAGGTTGCTTTGGCGACATCATGTTTCAATCAACTCATTTAGAATGAGAGacaaactttaaaattttagtaTGCCAAATTTGAACAAAATTGATTCAAATGAGTTTTGACTTTATCTCAATATATAATAACACATCAAtcccaaataaaaaataataaatacaataaatatatactaaataacattttaccaaatccttaatttccatatatatatatatttaaataatgaatACAATAAATACATACCAAATAATATCTTACCAAATCCTTAATTcccatatatatttacataatgaatacaataaatatataccacataatatcttaccaaatccttaattcccatatatatatttacataatgaatacaataaatatataccaaATAATATCTTACCAAATCCTTAATTCCCATATATGTATATCCAAAAGCTTAATCcccttaatgaaaaaaaaaatactacgaAATTGATATTAGGATAAAAGATATAACatgtattttgaatttattggtAACTGTAGTAATAATTTGGAATGAGTATTGTTGTAATCTCGAGGGTGTGCTACTGTAATTTATAACTTATCTTAAACCATTGATTCAATGGCAATCAAACATGAAGTTATATTTATACGGTAGTCATAAAAAATCCATACATCAATACATTAGAGgagaatgatatattatgaaaccaaaacaaataaataaaatttaaacccaaaaaatagcATTACTTAATCATCatgatataaacatatataaatttatatctcAAGCCAAAAAGTGGAAAGACCATAaccctaatttttaaatttcccAAATTTCTTTAACATAAACCTTAAATTCTCAAAGAATCAATCAaaagtggctctgataccacttgttagATTCTATATCACTTATAAAATATGCAGCAACAAGATTCAATTCCATAGATaaacatattacatataattataagtgTATAACTATAGATCTAAAGAATACCTTTGTTGATTCAAAGAGAATAATTCAAATGGCGGAAGCGTACCTTAATTCATAGATAGTGATGATCTTAATCCATCTTGTAGAGATAATCTTTGTGGTGATTTTGGGtaatgatcttccaagaaaacaagacttagggttttctaattttctctcttgatgggggaagatgagaatagaaattcactcttgtttcttggggaccactaccaatttataacctcatagctaggttattaattttaagtatttctaatttagcccctcaataaattagaaatatcgcttagggtatctacacatttagcccatgacactttaatacccaatgacccacaattactaaaatgatcactttATTTTGGGCCAAGCTTCAAATAGCAATACACTaatatacatatgagcccatattgaggattttaatccaacaatatATCGTCCGCAACAATTCTTGTAGCAGAAGaaaacaaaccaaaaaatatagaTTATATATGCATTCTCTCTCGCATGACATATAAATGCTTAATTCAGTAATACAAATCTGTATGTTCTTTCGCATAACACTACCGAATTAAGTAATACACAAGTGTATTCTCGCATAATTGaagattgaaattttcaatcgtaaagtatatacatatatatactgcaACTAACGATtgaaagaaacaaaaatttccaACACCACATATATATACAGAGTAATCAAACAATTACAaccaaaacaaatatatatatattcggcATGAATACTTAACTGAATATTCCAAatgcaaataaaatttaatgaaagATTAATACCACTATAAATTCTCAAGAACTAATTTAGGGATGCtcttgataccacatgttagaataCTGTAAACTCTGAAtatagccctaattaattcaagagaatcaaacaataagattaaggaatagcggaagcgtaccggagtccatagaatcgaCCTTTAAATGATCTTTattggtatgatcttccaatttgcATCAAAACCTTTCTCTGAAAATTTTTCTCTTGGTGATGGGGATACAAGAGTGAAAAGATTCGATGCAAATGGGGACCATTACCCGTTATATTACCAACAGACAAACCTGTTGGTAATATTTATTgactatttctatttggcccctcatcaatatagaaattgtctaattggtatccacatattaaaatcatgacaatcatgcccttaggtcataaactttattccaaaatagaccacataaatttgacttatttatttgatgacccaacacacattttatatatacaattgtgaccccaataaattctaacataattcaaattattgttcatatattgattaatcccattattaaaaaataattcaatatatatgaaccctatttgattaaagtgaTTTAATCATATAgggttcatatattgaattatttcactttaatcaaatagggttcatatattgaattattttttattaataggaTTAagcaatatatgaacaataatttaaattaatcttataatcttaactttaatcaaatagggtttataaaagaggcataaataattaaatagagttagaaatacggtaattaaagaaaatctagaactttttttttggatttaatgggatttatttattttttattttattatatataaataaaaagtgacccatgaatttctcataaatcattttatttttaataataaaccattttatttttaatataaataaaaagtcacccatataggcacactttatatagaatagatattgtTTGgtgtaatattaattaataaatgtcaAATTTCAATGGGTTTAACTGCCGACTCAATCCTACCGATCACCTTCATCAGTTATCGTTCTTTCTTTTTTCACTGTGGTTACTATAGTTTTATTGTTCCATTCAAGGCACACATCTGTATACagtatatataaaaagttaATTATATGTGTTCCCAATTATCCTAAATTTTGAATGGGTGGTTAGAGGGGTGATGAAAAACtcagttatatataaatataatattaaaatatcaggaatataatttattaattttattttgcatttatttGTCTCTTTAATCAATACTTTTACTTATATATGGTTTTATCCTTTTATGATTACTTCAGATTTTTTAGGATTGAGTTTGTATTTGTGTTTTGAATTGGTGTACATACTTATTATTAATCTGTGAAGTTTTGAATTTCATTGTCGATCATTTACAAATGCTCCAACAAATTTGGTTGGGCTCTCCATTCTTCAAGTCTCACCGTTATTGATTAAGTTGTGGGATGAATTCAATAAATTAATTGTATTGATAAAGGACAAACAAGATATTATTGTTAGTGATTAATATCAAACTTTCAATCTCAACATTGAATACTATGGATCCAATGAACAACTTCTCTATGTTTGTTTGTTGTCGTATACAACGTATCGCTCCTTCACAATTTGTCATTATGCTGGAGAAGTAAGTGTGAAATTTAACAGGattattgtaaaatactttgattATTTAATCTTGTGGAAGAGGATGCAAAAAATTGTACAGTATTTATATCCATGGTAACATTGTACTGTCAGGTTACTTATCAAACGGAGATCTTCTTGGATAAGAACAAAGATTATGTTGTTGCTGAATATCAAGAACTTTTGGGTGCTTCCAATTGTTCTTTTGTTGCAGGCTTGTTCCCTCCTTTACCAGAAGAATCATCCAAATCATCGAAATTCTCTTCAATAGGCTCTCGCTTTAAGGTCTGTTTTTCTTTCCTAATATTTATATCTTCGGGTATATTAGTCAGATCTATTATGGTGACAATCTTTCTTGTACTTTATACAGCAACAACTGCAGTCTTTGCTTGAAACGTTGAGTGTTACTGAGCCTCACTACATAAGATGTGTAAAGCCCATTAATCTTCTGAAGCCCTCTATATTTGAGAATAGCAATATTTTGCAGCAGCTTTGTTGCGGGGTATGTTTTTTATTGTGGTCTTTCAAATGTTCTTGTGTCACTACCAATTGATTGTGTTTGGTTGcattatgtacataatgtaatTGATAAATTTCTTATTTCAGGGGGTTATGGAGGCCATTAGGATTAGTTGTGCTAGATATCCTACAAGAAAGCCATTCCGTGAATTTGTAGGTCGTTTTGGCATCTTGGATCCTAATGTCTTTGCTGGGAGGTAGATTAATCAGAATCCAGGActtttattgttattgttattattatgattattagtAATTTAGTATATTTATTGGATTTACGGaagtgatttatatattttaaattgtcTACTTTTACATGCCTTTTAtatgttgattttttaattaaataaattatgcataccatgtctaatcatcttaaatgaaaatacatcactgtttgcaggaacaccgccgctttgtcgacactaccatattcaatttatcaaagaaaaaatggataatccagatatatgcggacccaaCTAGAataaaaagtgcaaaatacaaaaattacactattgtctctatcaaagaaaatgaagattgaaatctaccaatgactatcattagttttcttatctacaatttttagactaatgctatcttcaattatcaacaatttagagattgatttttaattttctttttatcttacccctatttaagtaatatttctttaaatattggaacatcaatttttagtttatttttggattaacttaagaatatatttaaatcattaagctttcttaaacactaatatattgcattcagtattcaataataatctcactttcaaataacatagaaaaaacctagcataaaatttaatatacgtgcgtcgcacgtagttttttgctagtatatatatataaaggagaagtatgaggcgGTGACGTGGCCGTCTGAAATTACTTCAAATAGCACTAtctcttctctccttaattctctcatttttttaattttttattaagtttataattattataaaattaattaattaactaaaatacatatttctatttcctctttacttctctcatttatttaattttttattcgatttattaatattaaatgatTCATAAAATGATTCGTAttaagtttttactttttaaaaaaatctctaaCTAATATAAAAGTTCCATCCTTGAGCCACCGAGTcttttttcaatatttattttttttttaaaaaaaaacttctcCAATAAATAtagattattaatatataacacCAATAAGTATAACaccaatataattattttttaatatctatACGTATAACaccaatataattataattaacactaatatattagaaatttttacactaaaaatctaaaatgataaatttattaCATTAATACCTATACACGGCTAAACCAACTTTTTTACAcatcttttatattttattactattttaccaCATGCACACACAATTCAACCTTTTTTGACACGtgattgattgattgatgcATTACATCAATCACTCTCTATACAtcatttctctcttttttctcttctttttccttttattttctatttctttttcagttttttttttaaaaaaaataataaccttCATAGCTAACACTTCCCTCTTCACAATCACAACTCCATTTTCactcttctttttgttcttcaaattttttttcaactcccatcaaccgttttctctctttttatttttctcttaatatataaatatggttGTAACTTATTCTTCATCAACTCCTTcccttgttcaaaaaaaaatttctaaaatggAGTTGAAATCTTTAGCTAATAGAAACAAGGGTAAACGGCATGTTGTTGAGGATGATGACTCTAATTTTGCTCCATTGTCGAAACGTGGGCGAGCTCTTCCAAAAAAGAAATCAAAGGTCGCAGCCCATGAAAAAATTCCTCAAGATGATgctaaaaaaaatgatcaagaTGGAGTTGGTCTTCAGTATAAGgtttgattttagtttctttttggtttcgcCCCTATTTAAAATTTGTTTGTATTTGCCATTTGTGTGTCTTGTGTTTTTCGATTTTACTATTCTAGGTTTTTTATTTTAGCATTTCGTTTGGTTTTTTAGGGctactatttttttagtttaatttatttgttctttttatgggtttttcattttcgtttgtttagtcttaaaaactgtttcattttgttgtctttttttttcttttttttttttttttctgttttatgtttttccagatgttttattctttttcatttcAGTTTTTTCATTTGATCTATTCTAAGTTTGTATTAGTTTTTTcacagttttttaatagtgtaaacacgTTCTGTATCTATTTTTTTGGAAATATGTTtttgtctagttgtttcctATCCATTtgtatatcatcaatgggtaacaatttaatttatcatggatgttgatgttcaaagagttttttctgtattttagtttgtttacagttattttgtagttttattatagttttgctacttgcatattaTATAAACTAtcttaaaacgataatgcaactataatgcaaccaaaacaaaaaataaacagacttatacgtaacgTGTTGTCCCTTAATTCAAATTTGCTCTTCTTAttctgtttttttaaaaatatattccaCATTGGAAACCAATAATCAACCAAAATGCAACTATATATAACGTAGATCTATTAttcatgagatttttttttaaaaaaatttcacatcatACCTTGTTTTGGATTCGGGGGGAGCTCTAGATCTATTTGTTACAGATCTGCATTTCATGAATccggatttcgatattagggggagttgttttgatcgaataaaaccgaacataattgtgtaattttagtttcttcccagtttttctggttttttttcgtaaatttctatttagatcattgcaggtcttcttttccagttgatttcgccggaattaatggttgtattttcttcgttttggtttcattttagttgttttgcggttttgaaacgatcaAGGTATGTCAGCTTCATTGTTCGCTCCGTGCAGCTAAATgtttagtgcatgtggtatttttgtaaatatttgtatgtggactgtataaatgtttaatgggccggcccatagtatttttgtaattttttttccttttttgtatttttctgtttttttatataattataatatattttttttttttaaaaaaaaacttctccaataaatatagataattaatatataacaccaatataattattttttaatatctatACGTATAACaccaatataattataattaacaccaatatataattataatatctaTTTGTAGTCCTAACCTTACGCATAacaccaatatatatatatatacactaggtAGGAGTTACGTGCCTCGGCACGTAAAGATTAGTTTTAGGtaaagtttagttttttttttttttttattttttttttttatttcttcttatTTAGATTGTATGTAAAGGTATGATCATacgaataatttgttttatcaaattaatatttgtgctattataattggttggtaaaatataattaggtatagataaatcataataaaataatacttattatttacttttagAAAATTGGGTATATGAAATACTTGCATACACTACTCCATgtaaatccataaataacaagtcaagagaaagaaaaacaagCTCAGCAGCAAGAAAAGTCTcaacactaaataaaataaaattactgttaaaaaaaaaaaaaaggtaacttCTTCCTAATCTTCCATTGGTTCAACTGCTTGAATGGTGAACTGATTGTACTTTGAAGTCATTGTTCGGTTTGCATCTACGTACAACTGAATTCTCCATTTTTTGGCTGATAATTGCTTCGTAGTTTTTTGGACAAACAACTTatgtttctgtaaaaaaaatgattagttataagttttaatgtatttctatgtacgaaaatgtataaattttacatatttatttttttatagttacCTCGTCCGAATATGATCTTAATTGAACTGCAGTACATGAGAATATGTTTTCTGCAACATCACCGAACATCACAGCATCTAGTAACTCTGTACCATCGTCGAGTTGTACATATGTCCTTGCACTAATAATTTATACAGAATATGTAACGGTTAGTATGAATATGCAagaagttcaaatattaatttagttATAATGTGCTTACCGTGGTGTAGGAAAACATCTTTTTCCGCATTTTGAATTTTCACAATCTGTTTCTTCGTTGTCGTTGTAGAGCATAAGTTTCTTATTACAAAAATCACACGACATGTAATAAAAATCttggttgatattttttaatatgatttcAGCTTCAATCCAATAATATGCTTTctgcaaacaaaaaaaaaaaaaaactacatatgTAATAGAATTCAATATTATATTAAGtacaaaaaaatcaatgatttttaattcattttttgtgtatattaattacaaaaaaaaatcaatgatttttaattaattcaatattattaagctcttaaaacacataaaacaaataaataactatACTAATTATACAGTCTGAATTTGTTAGTAATAATGAAATGGGAGCAATGACAAtcgaatatataaatttatttttcttgttctagGCTGTTAAATATAATAACCACTAACAAGTAATGTGAAATATGATCAAAATCTCTGCCAAAGAAACAACGGAATATATATGTCGCAATCATAAATATATTACTAAGCAATAATAGTACATTATTGGTGATGTCTCAAGATagtaattagtaattactaagcaatatatattatacatttgAAAGTGTTAAGTATtactatatattttctttttacctGAGTTGGTTTTAATTGCTTTACCAAATCGGTAACTTCGTTGTTCTTAACATATTCTCGTTTTGCAGCAGATGAATTTGGAGAATACTGATATGTAGGTGcttgaataataatattatttatgtcTGCTTTGTTATTTTCAGCCCTTGACATTATAATTTAAATGTTAGCTTACTTATTAAAGTAATAAAcaatcaatattatttaatcaaaaaatgatatttaatgaaGGTAAATCAATTTGTTTAAGAGTCGTACCATTGATGAAGAGTAGTTGCTTCATAATTGTCAagattgatttcgattgtactTGATTCACGGCTTGACAACGACAGTCCTgtaggaaaataatattttcagaaATACTTGAGTGTACGAAATTGATAGAAATATATATGGTGGTAGTTAGTATATAAGTACCTCTCTTAGTTTGAACAATCA
This window harbors:
- the LOC115702574 gene encoding replication protein A 70 kDa DNA-binding subunit B-like isoform X2, producing the protein MPTLHQSVDDITPTTVGLKIKMTVLQKFPPRTSMSSPVRYQKLYLSDPKGTRVDAVIFADDIEALEDTLHELHTYHISDARVNRIPARYLKNGTNYHFSWTLNSKTQVVEVQEEDKQISKSVHEFVSFKNLSSDKYSNTPQDIIGVAVKINPTKVVNTIQEIYLIDDSCSFHPICLTLWGALVQDISENLSEVTGNNPIIMGTKMIVQTKRGLSLSSRESSTIEINLDNYEATTLHQWAENNKADINNIIIQAPTYQYSPNSSAAKREYVKNNEVTDLVKQLKPTQKAYYWIEAEIILKNINQDFYYMSCDFCNKKLMLYNDNEETDCENSKCGKRCFPTPRARTYVQLDDGTELLDAVMFGDVAENIFSCTAVQLRSYSDEKHKLFVQKTTKQLSAKKWRIQLYVDANRTMTSKYNQFTIQAVEPMED
- the LOC115702574 gene encoding replication protein A 70 kDa DNA-binding subunit B-like isoform X1; this encodes MMPTLHQSVDDITPTTVGLKIKMTVLQKFPPRTSMSSPVRYQKLYLSDPKGTRVDAVIFADDIEALEDTLHELHTYHISDARVNRIPARYLKNGTNYHFSWTLNSKTQVVEVQEEDKQISKSVHEFVSFKNLSSDKYSNTPQDIIGVAVKINPTKVVNTIQEIYLIDDSCSFHPICLTLWGALVQDISENLSEVTGNNPIIMGTKMIVQTKRGLSLSSRESSTIEINLDNYEATTLHQWAENNKADINNIIIQAPTYQYSPNSSAAKREYVKNNEVTDLVKQLKPTQKAYYWIEAEIILKNINQDFYYMSCDFCNKKLMLYNDNEETDCENSKCGKRCFPTPRARTYVQLDDGTELLDAVMFGDVAENIFSCTAVQLRSYSDEKHKLFVQKTTKQLSAKKWRIQLYVDANRTMTSKYNQFTIQAVEPMED